A genomic stretch from Onychostoma macrolepis isolate SWU-2019 chromosome 02, ASM1243209v1, whole genome shotgun sequence includes:
- the wdr47a gene encoding WD repeat-containing protein 47: MTAEEIINVKEVEIIKVMLDFLNSRKLHISMLALEKESGVINGLYSDDMLFLRQLILDGQWDEVLQFIQPLECLDKFDRKRFRYIVLKQKFLEALCVNNAMSAEDEPQHLELTMQEAVKCLHALEEFCPSKDDYSKLCLLLTLPRLTNHAEFKDWNPSTARVQCFEDACVMVAEFIPADRKLSEAGFRASSNRLFQLLIKGLLYECCVEFCQSKATGEEITESEILLGIDMLCGNGCDDLDLSLLSWLQNLSPSVFSCAFEQKMLNIHVDRLVKPAKATYADLLTPLISKLSPYPASPLRRPQSADTYMSRSLNPALDGLSYGLSGQEKRAAGTDRGKTSPMSHSFANFQHLNRSVMMENSGCHSIFEESPESSRTETPSDKMMSSPGPQISRPVSAPGQDAPAPGSAEENELRDSTEQFQEFYRQRLRVQQHLEQKQQQRELYQQMLREGGVQHHEAPPTAKHNLTETFLTRSIQRLEELNVGMDDLGEEVQALSQQCNGGSNSNSVAGDASAAPQTQEGGGGASDLVTSTQSVGQADFPPPSQSPVLPQSDQRDKTGQNDSSLTRSKGPEKDESKAKFVMVNSLEDTQAVRAVAFHPTGTLYAVGSNSKMLRVCAYPDTLDTSGSGTSKPPVIRFKRNKHHKGSIYCVAWSPCGQLLATGSNDKYVKVLPFNPETCNATGPDLEFSMHDGTIRDLAFMEGPESGGAILISAGAGDCNIYTTDCQRGQGLHALSGHTGHILSLYTWGGWMIASGSQDKTVRFWDLRVPSCVRVVGTSFHGAGSPVASVAVDPSGRLLATGQEDSSCMLYDIRGGRMVQTYQPHSSDVRSVRFSPGAHYLLTGSYDTKVIVADLQGDLTKQLPLTVVGEHADKVIQCRWHTHHLSFLSSSADRTVTLWTQAT, from the exons ATGACGGCTGAGGAGATCATAAATGTAAAGGAAGTGGAGATCATCAAGGTGATGCTGGACTTCCTGAACTCCCGCAAGCTTCACATTAGTATGCTAGCCCTGGAGAAGGAGAGCGGGGTCATCAACGGCCTGTACTCAGACGACATGCTCTTCCTCAG GCAGCTCATTCTGGATGGACAGTGGGATGAAGTGTTACAGTTTATTCAGCCTCTTGAGTGTCTGGATAAGTTTGACAGGAAAAG GTTCCGCTACATTGTTTTGAAACAGAAGTTTCTGGAAGCTTTGTGCGTGAACAATGCCATGTCTGCTGAGGATGAGCCACAACAT TTGGAGCTGACCATGCAGGAGGCTGTGAAGTGTCTCCATGCTCTGGAAGAGTTTTGTCCATCAAAAGACGACTACAGCAAGCTCTGTCTTCTCCTGACGCTGCCCCGCCTCACCAACCATGCTGAGTTCAAGGACTGGAACCCGAGTACAGCACGTGTGCAGTGTTTTGAGGACGCCTGTGTCATGGTGGCGGAGTTCATTCCTGCTGACCGGAAGCTGAGCGAGGCGGGGTTCCGCGCCAGCTCCAACCGTCTATTCCAGCTTCTCATTAAAGGCCTTCTGTACGAATGCTGCGTCGAGTTCTGCCAGAGCAAAGCCACCGGAGAGGAGATCACAGAGAGTGAGATTCTTCTGGGAATAGATATGCTGTGTGGGAACGGCTGCGATGATCTCGACCTGAGCTTGCTTTCTTGGCTGCAGAACCTGTCGCCCAGCGTCTTTTCTTGTGCCTTTGAGCAGAAGATGCTCAATATCCATGTGGATCGGCTTGTTAAACCCGCCAAGGCCACTTACGCAGACCTCCTCACTCCACTCATCAGCAAGCTCTCCCCGTACCCTGCTTCACCTCTTCGGCGCCCACAGTCTGCGGACACCTACATGTCACGCTCTCTGAACCCGGCGCTGGATGGCCTGTCCTACGGTCTCTCTGGCCAAGAGAAGAGAGCAGCGGGAACGGACAGAGGGAAAACTTCACCCATGTCACACTCATTCGCTAATTTTCAACACCTGAACCGCAGTGTGATGATGGAGAATTCAGGATGTCACAGCATCTTTGAGGAGTCACCGGAAAG CTCCAGAACTGAAACTCCATCTGATAAAATGATGAGCTCACCCGGTCCTCAAATCTCTCGCCCGGTCTCTGCCCCGGGTCAGGATGCCCCAGCCCCTGGTTCTGCAGAGGAGAATGAG TTACGGGACTCCACAGAGCAGTTTCAGGAATTTTACCGGCAGCGTTTGCGTGTGCAGCAACATCTGGaacagaagcagcagcagcggGAACTCTACCAGCAGATGCTGCGAGAGGGCGGAGTCCAGCATCACGAGGCCCCGCCCACCGCCAAGCACAACCTCACAGAAACCTTTCTTACCAG GTCTATTCAAAGACTGGAGGAACTAAATGTGGGAATGGATGATTTGGGAGAGGAGGTGCAGGCTCTCTCTCAGCAGTGCAATGGAGGCAGTAATAGCAACAGTGTAGCGGGAGACGCTTCAGCCGCACCACAGACACAGGAAGGGGGTGGAGGAGCCAGCGATCTGGTCACCAGCACTCAGTCAGTAGGTCAAGCAGACTTCCCTCCACCCAGCCAGTCTCCTGTACTGCCCCAGAG TGACCAGAGAGACAAAACTGGACAGAATGACAGTAGTTTGACCCGCTCTAAAGGCCCAGAG AAAGATGAGTCAAAAGCCAAGTTTGTGATGGTCAACAGCCTGGAGGATACGCAGGCGGTCCGGGCCGTGGCCTTCCACCCCACAGGGACATTATACGCTGTCGGCTCCAACTCTAAGATGCTGCGTGTGTGTGCCTATCCTGACACGCTGGACACGAG TGGTTCGGGCACAAGTAAACCTCCTGTAATCCGCTTCAAGAGGAACAAGCATCACAAAGGCTCTATATATTGTGTAGCCTGGAGCCCATGTGGACAGCTGCTGGCCACTGGCTCCAACGACAAATATGTCAAAGTGCTGCCCTTCAACCCTGAAACCTGCAATGCTACAG GTCCTGATCTGGAGTTCAGTATGCATGATGGGACCATCAGAGATCTGGCGTTTATGGAGGGTCCTGAGAGCGGAGGGGCCATTTTAATCAGTGCAGGAGCTGGAGACTGTAACATCTATACAACTGACTGCCAGAGAGGACAGGGCCTGCACGCGCTGAGCGGACACACAG GTCATATCCTGTCTCTGTACACGTGGGGGGGCTGGATGATAGCGTCCGGCTCTCAGGATAAGACGGTGCGTTTCTGGGACCTGCGAGTGCCCAGCTGCGTGAGAGTGGTGGGGACGTCCTTCCACGGCGCAG GCAGCCCTGTGGCGTCGGTGGCAGTGGACCCGAGCGGACGTCTGCTGGCAACAGGGCAGGAAGACAGCTCCTGTATGCTGTATGACATCAGAGGCGGGCGCATGGTTCAGACGTACCAGCCGCACTCCAGTGATGTCCGATCAGTGCGTTTCTCCCCCGGCGCTCATTACCTGCTCACGGGATCCTACGACACCAAGGTCATCGTCGCTGACCTACAAG GTGACCTGACGAAGCAGCTGCCGTTGACCGTTGTGGGAGAGCATGCTGATAAAGTGATCCAGTGCAGGTGGCACACACACCACCTCTCCTTTCTGTCCTCCTCTGCTGACCGCACAGTCACACTCTGGACACAGGCCACGTAG